In Nevskiales bacterium, one genomic interval encodes:
- a CDS encoding ABC transporter ATP-binding protein — protein sequence MRNLHFKLGRRVIFEGVDLDLPRGRVTAILGPSGTGKTTLLRLISGQWRPDAGEIRFDGHEVARLSQRELFQLRKRMGMLFQKGALLTDYSVFENVAFPLREHTRLPESVIRDLVLMKLEAVGLRGARDLMPEQLSGGMARRVALARAIALDPDMIMYDEPFAGQDPITMGVLMRLIRHLNDALGLTSVVVSHDVAEVFSIADHVYVISDGRIVDHGTPDALRASRSEWIQQFIHARADGPVPFHFPAPPYAQDLLGAGA from the coding sequence GTGAGGAATCTTCACTTCAAACTGGGCCGGCGCGTGATCTTCGAGGGCGTGGACCTGGATCTGCCGCGCGGCCGCGTGACCGCCATCCTGGGCCCCAGCGGCACCGGCAAGACCACGCTGCTGCGCCTGATCAGCGGGCAGTGGCGGCCGGACGCCGGCGAAATCCGATTCGACGGCCATGAGGTCGCACGGCTGTCGCAGCGCGAGCTGTTTCAGCTGCGCAAGCGCATGGGCATGCTGTTCCAGAAGGGCGCGCTGCTGACCGATTACAGCGTGTTCGAGAACGTCGCCTTCCCCTTACGCGAACACACCCGGCTGCCGGAATCCGTCATCCGCGACCTGGTGCTGATGAAGCTCGAGGCGGTCGGCCTGCGCGGCGCGCGCGACCTCATGCCCGAACAGCTGTCCGGCGGCATGGCGCGGCGCGTGGCGCTGGCGCGTGCGATCGCCCTCGATCCCGACATGATCATGTACGACGAGCCCTTCGCCGGCCAGGACCCCATCACCATGGGCGTGCTGATGCGCCTGATCCGCCACCTCAACGACGCGCTCGGCTTGACCTCGGTGGTCGTTTCGCACGACGTGGCGGAGGTGTTCTCGATCGCCGACCACGTGTACGTGATCTCGGACGGCAGGATCGTGGACCACGGCACACCCGACGCGCTGCGCGCCAGCCGCTCCGAGTGGATCCAGCAGTTCATCCATGCGCGCGCCGACGGCCCGGTGCCCTTCCATTTCCCCGCCCCGCCATACGCGCAGGACCTGCTGGGGGCCGGCGCATGA